The genome window TAGACCCCAAGGCTCAGGATGAGGACGGCTCTACCCCCCTGCACCAGGCGGCCATGCACAACGAAAATGTCGAATTCACCTCCGTCCTGGCAAAGGCGGGCGCCGATCCCGATGCGCGGGATGAAACCGGCGCGGCTCCCCTGCACAAAGCGGCCGGGTACAACGACAATCCCCAGGTCATCGCCGCACTGATCCGGGCCGGTGCCGACCCCAATGCCAAGAACCAATATGGGCACGCTCCCCTGCATGAGGCGGCCAGGGCTTATTCCCATAGACCTGACAGGATCGACGAGGCGGCCGAGATGCAGGCCAAGCACATGCTGCGCGTCTTCAGGGACCGTCCCGAAGAGATCGCTGAAACAATCGAGATGTTGGAGGACCCATCGGCCCTCGCCCAGTTGACGGATCCTTCCTACTGGTTCGCACTGGCCAAGGTGTTCTCCGAGCCTGACATCGCCAAATCCAGCAACGATCCCGAGATCGTCGCCAAGTTGACCCAGGCCGGCAGGAATGCGGCCAAGACCAAGGCTGCCGCCAATCTTGCCAACATCGCCGAACTGCTCAAGGGGGGCGCCGACCCCAATGCCGGGACGGATGGGGGCGGGACTCCACTCCATTCGGCAGCCGCGTCCAACACCAATCCCGCCGTAATCGCCGCCCTGGTCAAGGCGGGCGCCGATCCCGAGGCCAGGGACAGATACGGCTCCACCCCCTTGCAAGCGGCAGCCGCGTCCAACACCAATCCGGACATCATGGCTGCTTTGGTCAAGGAGGGGATGACGCTCAACGTACACGAACGGGATCGCCGTGGACGAACCCTGCTGCATCGGGCTGCCAGGTCCAACACCAATCCTGACTTTTTTGCTTTCCTGCTAGAGCAAGGCGCCGACCTGAACCTGGAGGATGAGCACGGTTGGACCCCCCTGCACTGGGCGGCCGGATCCAACAGCAATCCCGAGGTCATCAATGTCCTGATCGAGCGGGGCGCAGATCCGATAGCTCCGGATAAACATGGCAACACCCCCCTCCACATGGCGGCCCAACTCAACCAGAACCCCGAGATCATCGGCGCCCTGCTGGAGGCCGGCGCCGACCTCAACGCACGCGAGCCCGCTCGCGGCCGAACCCCCCTTCACCTCGCCGCCGATTCCAATTTCGACCCGTCAATTGTGTCGTTTCTGCTGGAGGCGGGAGCGGATCCCAAGGCTCAGGACAAGGAAGGCAAGACGCCTGTGGACCTCGCCGAGGGCAACCGCGGGCTCAAGGGGACTGCGGCCTACCGAAAGTTGAAGGCGGCGCGGTGAACATTGGCAGGCCTTGCCATGGCACGGAGGGTTGCCCGAACAGCGGGCGTCCCGACTGAGGAGGAGTTACCTGAAACCAGTGAAAAAGGGGTGATCCACGAAGGGACACGAAGGACAAAGAAGGGTCACCAAGCGTGACGGATCTGCCGCATCAGCACGGGCGCGGCCCGGTAGGCCGGCGTGTGCCCCTTGAGGCGCAAGAGTGATGGGCGGAGGCGCCACCCGCGCTCGCGGGTGGACTTCATCCCCTGACGTCATCGCAGCCAAGGAGGTCCATCGGTGATCGTGTTTATTCGTGCGAGCCGGGGACATCCCCTTCAGGGCAGGAACCGGTCGAGCCCGTCTGAGCAGCGCTTCATGCGCTTGAAGGCCTCGATCATGTCGGTGATGTCGTGGCCGGGGCAGACCATGCGGAATCCCTCGGCGGCCCGCTCTTCCGCTTCGCTCGGGCTGTTGGTGACGTATCCCGCGGCCACACCGGTCTCTCCGGAAGCCTTCAACACCTCCCGCACCAGCGCCTCGGCCTCCTCCGAGGGCCTGAACTCCCGCGTCGGCTGCCCGCCCAGGGATTCGGCCCCCACCGCCCGCTCCAGGTCGTAGGGACCGATCAGCACGCAGTCCACGTCGGGCACCGCCATCATCTCCCTCACGTTCCGGACCCCGGTGGGCGTCTCCACCATCACCACCGTCAGGATCTGGTCGTTGGCGTTCTCGGTGTAGTCGAAATAGCTGTGGCCGGCGTGGTAGGCGGTCCGCAGACCGGTGGCCGAGCGGTTTCCCCTGGGAGGGAACTTGGCCGCCCGCACGATGCTCTCGCACTGCTCGGCCGTCTCTACCATGGGAATGATGACCCCCAGGGCCCCCAGGTCCAGCACCTTCCCGATCCAGGCCGGATCGGGCCCCAGCGGCCGCACCAGCGGAACGGTGTCCCGGTGGACGAAGGGCGCCATGGAGGCGTTGATGCTCGACTCCGACCAAGCCCCGTGCTGCCAGTCGATCCACACGAAGTCGAATCCGTGCTGAACGGCTTCCTCGGCGATCTCGGGCGAGGGATAGTAGAGGGAGGGGCCGGAAATGATGCCCCCTTCAAGCAGCTTCTTGCGAGCCAGATTGACTTTCATCGACGTTGCCTTTCCTTGATATCCATTTCTTGTTGGTGTCGTTCTTCGTGCCCCTTCAGGTTCCCCTTCTCCAATCTTTTCCAACCGCTTGGAATCCCTTCGCAGATTAATCTGTTACTCCCTTGAGCCCGTTGCAAATTCGGCAGCGGGACGTTTGCCTGGAATGACCACAAAAGGCACAAAAACACAAATTGTGCCTTTTGTGCTTATTGTGGTTAGACAGCATTTTTCGCCAGGTCGCACCCGATTTTGAAAAGGCAGAACCTCAGGTTTGCCGGCAAAACCACGCTGCCCCGCTACGAATTTTGCAAAAAGCTCAATTCATCAATCCGTTTATTGGTGTTCATTCGTGGATCAGCAGGTCACACCCTTGCCCTCGGATCCGAACACGGACAGGCGATCCTCGTCACCGGTCTCCCGGCTGTCCGGCGCCACGTAGTGGTACTGCACGGCCCAGCGCTGCCGGTCGGTGCGGTTGGCGGGAGTCCCGTGAGGCAGGAGCGCATCGAACAACAGGCACCCGCCGGCCCCCATGGGAATCGCCACCCGGGGGAGCCGCGCCACCTCGCTGTCGCAGATCTGCCAGTCACGCCTCATGAAGTGCACCCGGGGGCCTTGTCGATGCCCCCCCTCGACCACCTGCATGCAGCCGTTTTCGGGAGTAGCCTCGTCCAGGGCGATCCAGACGCCCAGGATGCGGGTGGTCTGCGTGAGGTTGAAGTAGGCGCGATCCTGGTGCCACGGTTTCTCCCTGCCGCCGGGAGGCTTGATCAGCGCCATATCCTGGTAGAGTCCCGGCTTCCCTCCCAGAATCCGGCCTGCCACCCGGATGAGAGAGGGATCCTCCGCCAGGGCCTTGAGGGCCGGGTTCTCCTCCCGGGTGAATCCCATGAACTTGCGGACAAAGCGCATCCGGGTTGCCGGATCGAGCGGCGGCAGCCGTCTCCCGGTGTGCCCCAGGGCCAGATCGACGAATCGACGGCCTTTGGGCGCGGCGACGGACTTCCCCTTCAGAGCCGGCAACTGCTGCCTGACCGCACCCTCGAAATAGACCGACTCGCAATCCGGCCGCGGGCTGGTCCCCAATCGATAGAGCTCCTGCCTGGCCGCCTCAATCCGGGCCGTCGAAAAAGCCCCGTGTACGACCAGGTACCCGCGTTGCCCAAAGAGGACCATCTCCTCCTGACTGACGGATTCGAAACCGGTGATTCCCTCGGCCACCCTCTGGTATCGGTACAGTTCGGGATCGTAATCGGGTATTTCGGGCTCCAGAACCACTCGGAGATCGGGACTGTTCATGAAACTCTTCCTTCGTTTGCCGGCGACCGGGCTGACACTCAACCCAGCCGACAGGACTCCACCACCAACCTCTCCAGCTCGCCCCGGTCGGGAACGCACCCGATCCCCGGCCCCGGCAGGGCTCGGATTTGCCCGGGCGCGGAAAGCTCGATTTCCGGAACCGAAAGGTCTTTGCGGTAGAACCGGCTGGAGGGGAAGATGTCGGCGGGATAGCCGATGTTGGGAAGGGTGGCCAGGGCAATGCAGTGACAGGACCCCACCGCCGATTCCAGCATCCCCCCGACCCAACAGGGAATACCGCCCTTCTCGGCTTCTCGCAGTATTTGAATCGCCGGGGTCAATCCACCCACGCGCGCGGGCTTCAGGTTGATCCAGCCGCAGGAGCCAAGATCGATGGCCTGGCGGGTGCGTTCCAGCGAAACGATGCTCTCATCCAGACACAGCGGGGTATTCAGGCGCCGCTGCAACTCGGCATGATCCAGCAGATCGTCGTGTCTCAGCGGCTGCTCGATCATTGCCAGCCCCAGCGAGTCCAGAGCCTCGAAAACGGGCAGGTCCTGGAGGCGATAGCCGCTGTTGCAGTCCACATGCATCACCAACCCCGG of Acidobacteriota bacterium contains these proteins:
- a CDS encoding ankyrin repeat domain-containing protein; translation: MKCRGSGPRWIARMLIGILGGFTGIAAIPVAASGEEIGDSCTHWNTHKFFESASLEDVTTCLQNGADPEARDVDGRTPLHHIARANANPSLVAVLVRAGADPNARAELGWTPLHGAALSAAASMETGSPEIISALIDAGADPNARDSSGKTPLFNAAWFGAENPAVIAALVEAGADPGVRDEDGQTPLHTAASAASRVDVVTALLKAGVDPKAQDEDGSTPLHQAAMHNENVEFTSVLAKAGADPDARDETGAAPLHKAAGYNDNPQVIAALIRAGADPNAKNQYGHAPLHEAARAYSHRPDRIDEAAEMQAKHMLRVFRDRPEEIAETIEMLEDPSALAQLTDPSYWFALAKVFSEPDIAKSSNDPEIVAKLTQAGRNAAKTKAAANLANIAELLKGGADPNAGTDGGGTPLHSAAASNTNPAVIAALVKAGADPEARDRYGSTPLQAAAASNTNPDIMAALVKEGMTLNVHERDRRGRTLLHRAARSNTNPDFFAFLLEQGADLNLEDEHGWTPLHWAAGSNSNPEVINVLIERGADPIAPDKHGNTPLHMAAQLNQNPEIIGALLEAGADLNAREPARGRTPLHLAADSNFDPSIVSFLLEAGADPKAQDKEGKTPVDLAEGNRGLKGTAAYRKLKAAR
- a CDS encoding aldolase/citrate lyase family protein, yielding MKVNLARKKLLEGGIISGPSLYYPSPEIAEEAVQHGFDFVWIDWQHGAWSESSINASMAPFVHRDTVPLVRPLGPDPAWIGKVLDLGALGVIIPMVETAEQCESIVRAAKFPPRGNRSATGLRTAYHAGHSYFDYTENANDQILTVVMVETPTGVRNVREMMAVPDVDCVLIGPYDLERAVGAESLGGQPTREFRPSEEAEALVREVLKASGETGVAAGYVTNSPSEAEERAAEGFRMVCPGHDITDMIEAFKRMKRCSDGLDRFLP
- a CDS encoding phytanoyl-CoA dioxygenase family protein, with translation MNSPDLRVVLEPEIPDYDPELYRYQRVAEGITGFESVSQEEMVLFGQRGYLVVHGAFSTARIEAARQELYRLGTSPRPDCESVYFEGAVRQQLPALKGKSVAAPKGRRFVDLALGHTGRRLPPLDPATRMRFVRKFMGFTREENPALKALAEDPSLIRVAGRILGGKPGLYQDMALIKPPGGREKPWHQDRAYFNLTQTTRILGVWIALDEATPENGCMQVVEGGHRQGPRVHFMRRDWQICDSEVARLPRVAIPMGAGGCLLFDALLPHGTPANRTDRQRWAVQYHYVAPDSRETGDEDRLSVFGSEGKGVTC
- the menC gene encoding o-succinylbenzoate synthase, whose protein sequence is MKIEAIELHRVAMPVIYPFRTAYGDGHVIESVLVRMSAEGVEGWGETTPWESPLYSPEWAGGVFALIRDWLAPRLLGQEIDSGEALQQQLAPFKANPFAKAGLDMAWWDLEARRREMPLWKVLGGRGDTIEVGADFGVMDTIPELLDTIGGAVEAGFPRVKLKFRPGWDVEMVRSVRETFPGLVMHVDCNSGYRLQDLPVFEALDSLGLAMIEQPLRHDDLLDHAELQRRLNTPLCLDESIVSLERTRQAIDLGSCGWINLKPARVGGLTPAIQILREAEKGGIPCWVGGMLESAVGSCHCIALATLPNIGYPADIFPSSRFYRKDLSVPEIELSAPGQIRALPGPGIGCVPDRGELERLVVESCRLG